In a genomic window of Streptomyces koelreuteriae:
- a CDS encoding PP2C family protein-serine/threonine phosphatase: MLFVITPERLWRRRPASGGRWEAARLSPLVLTVLIAALAFSTPREIAFSRLLPAAPALAAAMWPVLPTMALGAFCLLLMVVLSFFHTDLGTPYTLAAIIAVTLAAAYGSHVRLQREEMLFQVRLVADAAQKVLLRPLPGRIEGVEIESLYLAAQEQARIGGDFYEAIGTPHGVRLLIGDVRGKGLSAVGAASAVISCFREAAYDEPDLRGIVRRLEATVTRHSAAFPVQDQPEHFATALLAEIPQDGDGLRLLNCGHPPPLIAHCGKVRVLVPTFPSPPLNLAALIGDRYWVDTVDFAPGEQLLFYTDGVSEARDHTGRFFPLPDWMRRPDTEHPRELLDHLHQDLLRHSGGRLGDDIAALALRRTTAQGRGGVA; this comes from the coding sequence ATGCTTTTTGTGATCACGCCTGAACGGCTGTGGCGCCGTCGCCCCGCCTCCGGCGGCCGATGGGAAGCTGCCAGGCTGTCGCCCCTGGTCCTGACCGTTCTCATCGCCGCACTGGCGTTCTCCACACCCCGGGAGATCGCCTTCAGTCGCCTTCTGCCCGCCGCGCCCGCTCTCGCGGCAGCGATGTGGCCCGTGCTCCCCACAATGGCGCTGGGGGCGTTCTGCCTCCTGCTCATGGTCGTCCTCAGCTTCTTCCACACCGATCTGGGGACGCCGTACACATTGGCCGCGATCATCGCGGTCACCTTGGCGGCCGCGTACGGCAGTCATGTCCGACTTCAGCGGGAGGAGATGCTCTTCCAGGTCCGTCTCGTCGCCGACGCGGCCCAGAAGGTGCTGCTACGCCCCCTGCCGGGCCGCATCGAGGGCGTCGAGATCGAGTCGCTCTATCTGGCAGCCCAGGAGCAGGCCCGGATCGGCGGCGACTTCTACGAGGCGATCGGTACACCGCACGGGGTCCGGCTGCTCATCGGCGATGTACGGGGCAAGGGACTGTCCGCGGTGGGGGCGGCCTCGGCGGTGATCAGCTGTTTCAGGGAGGCCGCCTACGACGAGCCCGACCTGCGGGGCATCGTCCGCCGCCTGGAGGCCACCGTCACGCGCCACAGCGCCGCGTTTCCCGTCCAGGACCAGCCCGAGCACTTCGCCACCGCTCTCCTCGCCGAGATCCCGCAGGATGGCGACGGGCTACGACTTCTCAACTGCGGACATCCCCCGCCGCTGATCGCTCATTGCGGGAAGGTCCGGGTCCTGGTGCCCACCTTCCCCTCGCCGCCCCTCAACCTCGCGGCACTCATCGGTGACCGCTACTGGGTCGACACCGTCGACTTCGCCCCGGGCGAGCAGTTGCTCTTCTACACGGACGGCGTATCCGAGGCCCGGGACCACACCGGCCGGTTCTTCCCGTTGCCGGACTGGATGCGCCGGCCGGATACGGAGCACCCTCGCGAGCTGCTCGACCACCTGCACCAGGATCTGCTCCGGCACAGCGGCGGAAGGCTCGGTGACGACATCGCGGCCCTCGCGCTGAGGCGCACCACCGCGCAGGGCCGGGGAGGCGTCGCGTAA
- a CDS encoding GNAT family N-acetyltransferase — translation MRSRTSPVSRPITIRRAVERDAKRLTRIVRGSGAYEGMYASAVAGYRVGPDYIEAHRVFVAVGADEQDGRVLGFYSLVLAPPELDLMFVADEAQGRGIGRRLVAHMRSEARAAGIDRVKVVSHLPAAGFYHRAGAVRTGTAFANPPAVPWDRPEFEFRIPSE, via the coding sequence ATGAGGTCACGCACTTCCCCGGTCAGCCGGCCGATCACGATACGCAGGGCCGTCGAGCGGGATGCCAAGCGGCTCACGCGCATCGTGCGTGGCTCGGGCGCCTACGAGGGGATGTACGCGTCCGCGGTCGCGGGCTACCGGGTCGGTCCTGACTACATCGAGGCCCACCGCGTCTTCGTGGCCGTGGGCGCCGACGAGCAGGACGGCCGGGTCCTCGGGTTCTACTCGCTCGTCCTCGCGCCACCGGAGCTCGATCTGATGTTCGTCGCCGACGAGGCGCAAGGACGAGGCATCGGACGACGCCTCGTCGCGCACATGCGGTCCGAGGCGCGTGCCGCCGGGATCGACCGTGTCAAGGTCGTGTCGCATCTTCCCGCCGCGGGCTTCTACCACCGCGCCGGAGCGGTGCGGACGGGGACCGCGTTCGCGAACCCGCCCGCCGTGCCCTGGGACCGTCCCGAATTCGAGTTCCGCATTCCTTCGGAATGA
- a CDS encoding fatty acid desaturase family protein, protein MTAIDPTAHLTAEQIEELGRELDAIRDEVIADRGEKDAAYIRKVISAQRKLELASRGVLLFSFFPPAWLIGTAGLSVAKIMDNMEIGHNILHGQWDWMRDPKIHSTTWDWDHVSPADQWKHSHNELHHTYTNVIGKDNDLGYGIMRVDEDQKWHPFHLGQPLWNFINACFFEYGIAAYDLELGKNLHKRRRKNPEFRARAKDVGRKIRKQVLKDYVIHPLLSGPSFLTTLAATFTANLVRNLWTHSVIMCGHFPEGVQVFERRSIKGETRGQWYLRQMMGSANISGSKAMHFMTGNLSHQIEHHLFPDLPSNRYAEVAVKVRALFEKYELEYVTGPLPKQVFSAWRKVFRLSLPNKKPKLKTPDREQELIAA, encoded by the coding sequence TTGACCGCCATCGACCCCACCGCCCACCTGACCGCCGAGCAGATCGAGGAGCTCGGCCGCGAGCTGGACGCGATCCGCGACGAAGTGATCGCCGACCGCGGCGAGAAAGACGCCGCCTACATCCGCAAGGTGATCTCGGCGCAGCGCAAGCTCGAGCTGGCCAGCAGGGGTGTCCTGCTGTTCTCGTTCTTCCCGCCCGCGTGGCTGATCGGCACCGCCGGGCTGTCCGTGGCGAAGATCATGGACAACATGGAGATCGGCCACAACATCCTGCACGGCCAGTGGGACTGGATGCGGGACCCGAAGATCCACTCCACCACCTGGGACTGGGATCACGTCTCGCCGGCCGACCAGTGGAAGCACTCGCACAACGAGCTGCACCACACGTACACCAACGTGATCGGCAAGGACAACGACCTCGGCTACGGCATCATGCGCGTCGACGAGGACCAGAAGTGGCACCCGTTCCACCTCGGCCAGCCGCTGTGGAACTTCATCAACGCCTGCTTCTTCGAGTACGGCATCGCGGCGTACGACCTGGAACTCGGCAAGAACCTGCACAAGCGCCGCCGCAAGAACCCGGAGTTCCGCGCGCGTGCCAAGGACGTGGGCCGCAAGATCCGCAAGCAGGTGCTCAAGGACTACGTGATCCACCCGCTGCTGTCGGGCCCGTCGTTCCTCACCACGCTCGCCGCCACGTTCACCGCCAACCTGGTCCGCAACCTCTGGACCCACTCGGTGATCATGTGCGGGCACTTCCCCGAAGGCGTGCAGGTCTTCGAGCGCCGGTCGATCAAGGGCGAGACGCGCGGCCAGTGGTACCTGCGCCAGATGATGGGCTCGGCCAACATCAGCGGCAGCAAGGCCATGCACTTCATGACCGGCAACCTCTCGCACCAGATCGAGCACCACCTCTTCCCGGACCTGCCGAGCAACCGGTACGCCGAGGTCGCGGTGAAGGTGCGCGCGCTGTTCGAGAAGTACGAGCTGGAGTACGTCACCGGGCCGCTGCCCAAGCAGGTGTTCTCCGCGTGGCGCAAGGTCTTCCGGCTCTCACTGCCGAACAAGAAGCCCAAGCTCAAGACGCCGGACCGCGAGCAGGAGCTCATCGCGGCCTGA
- a CDS encoding ferredoxin reductase, which yields MTSTALRSRAWKLLEMVTTPLLPSDYLDLVSPLRAGADLRGRIEAVHPETGDAATIVIRPGRGWRGHTAGQYVRIGIDVDGVRLWRAYSLTSPTDRQDGRVTITVKAIPDGKVSNHLVRRAKPGTLIQLDQPTGDFVLPRARPAKVLYLTAGSGITPVMGMLRDTEFEDVVMVHCAPRPQDVIFRSELHDLVADKKLRLTEVHTDTDGKLDVARLDELVPDWAERETWACGPTGLLDAAEEHWSERGVSERLHTERFRPSIVVAGDGGEVTFSTTGKTVDADGATPLLDVGEEAGVLMPSGCRMGICFGCVTPLKTGAVRDLRTGEITEAEPGVLIQTCVSAAAGPCDIER from the coding sequence ATGACGAGTACAGCCCTCCGCAGCAGGGCGTGGAAACTACTGGAGATGGTCACGACGCCGCTGCTGCCGTCGGACTACCTCGACCTGGTCAGCCCGCTGCGCGCGGGCGCTGACCTGCGGGGGCGCATCGAGGCCGTGCACCCCGAGACGGGTGACGCCGCGACCATCGTGATCAGGCCGGGACGGGGCTGGCGCGGCCACACGGCCGGTCAGTACGTGCGGATCGGGATCGACGTCGACGGGGTGCGCCTGTGGCGTGCCTACTCCCTCACCTCGCCGACAGACCGCCAGGACGGCCGCGTCACGATCACCGTGAAGGCGATCCCGGACGGCAAGGTCAGCAACCACCTGGTCCGCAGGGCCAAACCGGGCACGCTGATCCAGCTCGACCAGCCGACCGGTGACTTCGTGCTGCCGCGTGCCAGGCCCGCCAAGGTGCTCTACCTGACGGCCGGCAGCGGCATCACGCCCGTGATGGGCATGCTGCGCGACACCGAGTTCGAGGACGTCGTCATGGTCCACTGCGCGCCGCGGCCGCAGGACGTGATCTTCCGTAGTGAACTGCACGACCTGGTCGCGGACAAGAAGCTGCGGCTCACCGAGGTGCACACCGACACGGACGGCAAGCTCGACGTCGCCCGTCTCGACGAACTCGTGCCCGACTGGGCCGAGCGCGAGACCTGGGCCTGCGGGCCCACGGGCCTGCTCGACGCCGCCGAAGAGCACTGGAGCGAGCGCGGCGTATCGGAGCGCCTGCACACCGAACGCTTCCGCCCCAGCATCGTCGTAGCGGGCGACGGCGGCGAGGTCACGTTCAGCACCACCGGCAAGACCGTCGACGCGGACGGCGCCACGCCATTGCTGGACGTCGGCGAGGAGGCCGGTGTGCTCATGCCCTCCGGGTGCCGCATGGGCATCTGCTTCGGCTGCGTCACGCCGCTCAAGACGGGCGCCGTCCGCGACCTGCGCACCGGCGAGATCACCGAGGCCGAACCGGGCGTCCTCATCCAGACCTGCGTGTCCGCCGCCGCGGGCCCCTGCGACATCGAACGGTAG